From Psychroflexus torquis ATCC 700755, the proteins below share one genomic window:
- a CDS encoding ABC transporter permease, which translates to MILNYIKIASRTLLKNKAYSFLNIFGLAIGITCASLIFLWVEDEVSFNTSFKKQDQVYYVPTNHNFSGEWRTFYSTPGPLAKALKDEIPEVIRSIVTIGANLVFPIQDDHIGSIGKYADEDIFEIFSLAFIEGNAKDAFKSQEAIVLTEDMVVLLYGENTKVLGKTIRMSNGDDYMVTGVIENLPANVTFGFNWLAPFERYAKRQNDILGYDNNFADTFVELSPEANFEIADSKVRQILLKKNGDSPTGTYAFLHTMKDWHLRSKFEDGKVVGGRIAYVRLFSIIAIIILLIACINFMNLSTARSEKRANEIGVRKAMGSGRSRLIIQFISEALLLAFIATSISIVFLFILLPEFNLLIEKDLALGLAKPMHILFLLGITLVCGIFAGLYPAFYLSAFKPVEVLKGLKVTQGSATFIRKGLVVGQFTMSIVFIIATILVYQQIQHVKNRDLGYDKNQLLVMRANDKVIQKFSVIKKDLINTGVVKNTALCNSVVLSGGSNRTGLKWDSAEPTEDVLISLRHVSSEFIQTIGMEIVEGRNFSTIMIQDSTNVLITQSFADLMGKGSALGKKVTIDEKAYQVKGVVKNYLYGDMYGTSDPVLFFNNANYGNFLYVKIEDEISAALAISKIKAVMKKHNPVFPFDYNFVDNIFDARFKNEQLISKLSQLFALLAILISCLGLFGLAAYTVERRSKEIGIRKVLGASVSGLVKLLSKDFLRLVGISILIAVPIAWYAMENWLQDYAYRIEINLWIFIISGGVALLIAMLTVSFQAIKAALANPVDSLRTE; encoded by the coding sequence ATGATCTTAAATTATATCAAAATAGCATCTAGAACTTTATTGAAAAATAAAGCCTACAGCTTTCTGAATATTTTTGGATTAGCCATTGGTATTACCTGTGCAAGTTTAATCTTTCTTTGGGTGGAAGATGAGGTGAGTTTTAATACGTCTTTTAAAAAACAAGACCAGGTATATTATGTGCCAACAAATCATAATTTCAGTGGTGAATGGCGTACCTTTTATTCAACACCAGGGCCCTTGGCTAAGGCACTTAAAGATGAGATTCCTGAGGTAATTAGATCAATAGTAACAATTGGAGCTAATTTGGTATTTCCTATACAAGATGATCATATAGGTAGTATAGGTAAGTATGCTGATGAAGATATTTTTGAAATTTTTAGTTTAGCTTTTATTGAAGGCAATGCAAAAGATGCATTTAAATCTCAAGAAGCCATAGTGCTTACGGAAGATATGGTGGTGCTACTTTATGGGGAAAATACAAAAGTTCTTGGAAAGACCATAAGGATGAGTAATGGAGATGACTATATGGTGACAGGTGTAATAGAGAACCTTCCTGCTAATGTCACTTTTGGATTTAATTGGTTAGCCCCTTTTGAAAGATATGCGAAAAGACAAAATGATATATTGGGATATGACAATAATTTTGCTGATACGTTTGTAGAATTGTCTCCCGAGGCAAATTTTGAAATCGCAGATAGTAAAGTCCGACAAATTCTTTTAAAAAAGAATGGTGATAGTCCTACAGGCACTTATGCTTTTTTGCACACCATGAAAGATTGGCACCTAAGATCAAAATTTGAAGATGGAAAAGTAGTTGGTGGCCGTATTGCTTATGTCCGTTTATTTTCAATAATAGCTATTATAATATTACTCATCGCGTGCATTAACTTTATGAATCTATCCACAGCACGTAGCGAAAAACGCGCTAATGAAATTGGAGTTAGAAAAGCGATGGGTTCTGGTCGATCTAGATTAATCATTCAATTTATATCAGAAGCTTTACTTCTTGCCTTTATAGCAACCTCAATTAGCATTGTGTTTCTATTTATTTTGTTGCCAGAGTTTAACTTACTTATTGAAAAAGATTTGGCACTAGGACTTGCAAAACCTATGCATATTCTATTCCTACTCGGAATCACCTTGGTTTGTGGCATTTTTGCAGGACTTTACCCTGCATTTTATTTATCGGCATTTAAACCTGTAGAAGTCTTAAAAGGTCTAAAAGTCACTCAAGGTTCAGCAACATTTATTAGAAAAGGTCTTGTCGTTGGTCAGTTTACCATGTCTATTGTATTTATTATAGCTACTATTTTGGTATATCAGCAAATTCAGCATGTTAAAAATAGAGATCTAGGCTATGATAAAAACCAATTACTCGTTATGAGAGCGAATGATAAGGTTATTCAAAAATTTTCAGTCATCAAGAAAGATTTAATAAATACTGGAGTTGTGAAAAATACAGCTTTATGTAATTCTGTAGTGCTTTCTGGAGGTAGCAACCGTACTGGGCTGAAATGGGATAGTGCTGAACCTACAGAGGATGTTTTGATTAGTTTGAGGCATGTGAGTTCTGAATTCATACAAACAATAGGAATGGAGATTGTTGAAGGAAGAAATTTTAGTACTATCATGATACAGGACAGTACTAATGTTTTAATCACACAATCATTTGCTGACTTAATGGGAAAAGGTAGCGCATTAGGAAAAAAAGTGACTATCGATGAAAAGGCATATCAAGTTAAAGGAGTCGTTAAGAATTATCTATATGGAGACATGTATGGAACGAGTGACCCAGTACTATTTTTTAATAATGCCAATTATGGGAATTTTTTATATGTTAAAATTGAAGATGAAATTTCTGCGGCTCTAGCTATTTCTAAAATAAAAGCAGTTATGAAAAAGCACAATCCAGTATTTCCTTTTGATTATAATTTTGTAGATAACATATTTGACGCTAGGTTTAAAAACGAACAGCTTATCAGTAAGCTTTCGCAACTCTTCGCCTTATTAGCCATTCTCATTTCATGTTTAGGCCTTTTTGGTTTAGCAGCTTACACAGTGGAAAGGCGCAGTAAAGAAATTGGAATTCGAAAAGTTTTGGGTGCAAGTGTTTCAGGCTTAGTGAAATTATTGTCCAAAGACTTTTTAAGGCTTGTTGGTATTTCCATTTTAATTGCCGTGCCAATAGCTTGGTATGCCATGGAAAATTGGCTTCAAGATTATGCCTATCGCATAGAAATCAATTTGTGGATTTTTATTATTTCGGGTGGTGTTGCCCTTTTAATCGCCATGCTTACCGTGAGTTTTCAAGCCATTAAAGCAGCCTTGGCAAATCCAGTAGACAGTTTAAGAACAGAGTGA
- a CDS encoding ABC transporter permease, with translation MIKNYFKIAWRNLLKNKGFTAINIIGLSLGIGCFIMISMFVIDELSYDRYHEKADRIYRVNSDFIFAGAEMSMAVSSDPMGETLKSDYPEVEDYVRLYASQGSKLIKNGNEYINESKVVHADSTLFNVFTLPPIIGDTRTALKAPNTVVITEIAAKRYFGSAELAMGEMLETGDDNKTLYKVTAVIEDLPKNSHFNFDFFFSMANVDYNFGNYLSANFHTYVLLKEGTDYKIFNKNFKEVIEKYLLPQAAEFMQIKSMEEFEANGNKIEYALMPLTDIHLHSSRGVELSANGNIQYVYIFSAAALFILLIACINFMNLTTAKSSGRAKEVGIRKVLGSKKKALIGQFLTESTLIAFLALFVGLLFVWLSLGWFNGISGKEMLMSSLLSPKFIIFIFLLPFIVGGLAGAYPAFFLSSFKPIKVLKGTLSTGHKRNTLRNFLVVFQFATSIILIVGTTVIYKQINHIQSANLGFNKEQVLVVNNSGLSRETRQSLKNEIEQLTAVKSASFAGFLPVSSSSRSSTIFSTETVMTESNGFNMQYWDVDYAYVETIGMKMSEGRNFSRDFGSDSTAIILNETAVKLAGFQNPIGKKIYREKKNSDLQVYTIIGVVENFNFASLRENVGGLSLKLGNNSWETAYRFNTADVNGLLSTIENKYKAAAPGMPFKYEFLDEAFENMYRQERRVGTVALVFALLAIIIACLGLFGLATYIAEQRTKEIGIRKVLGASVTNIVKMLSTDFVKLVMLAFVIATPIAWWFMNKWLQEFAFRIDLHWGVFVVTGLVALVIALITLSFQAIRAAMANPVVSLKTE, from the coding sequence TCCTATGGGAGAAACGCTAAAGAGCGATTATCCAGAAGTTGAAGACTATGTGAGACTTTATGCTTCTCAAGGATCTAAGTTAATTAAAAATGGAAATGAATATATTAACGAATCAAAAGTAGTACATGCCGATTCTACTTTGTTTAATGTCTTTACATTACCGCCAATAATAGGCGATACGAGAACGGCACTTAAGGCACCCAACACCGTAGTTATAACAGAAATTGCAGCGAAACGTTATTTTGGGAGCGCAGAACTTGCTATGGGTGAAATGCTAGAGACCGGTGATGATAACAAAACATTATATAAAGTAACCGCTGTTATAGAAGACCTACCAAAAAATTCACATTTCAATTTTGATTTTTTCTTCTCCATGGCCAATGTCGATTATAATTTTGGTAATTATTTAAGTGCTAACTTTCATACGTATGTGCTCTTAAAAGAAGGAACAGATTATAAAATATTCAATAAAAACTTTAAAGAAGTTATTGAGAAGTACTTGCTGCCACAAGCAGCGGAATTCATGCAAATTAAAAGTATGGAGGAGTTTGAGGCAAATGGAAATAAAATAGAATATGCTTTAATGCCACTCACAGATATACATTTACATTCTTCAAGAGGAGTCGAATTAAGTGCAAATGGTAATATCCAATATGTTTATATTTTTTCTGCTGCTGCATTATTTATATTATTAATTGCTTGCATCAATTTCATGAATCTTACGACTGCAAAATCTTCAGGTAGAGCAAAAGAAGTAGGTATTCGTAAAGTTTTAGGTTCTAAAAAGAAAGCTCTAATTGGACAGTTCTTAACCGAGTCAACCTTAATTGCCTTTTTAGCGCTTTTTGTGGGTTTGTTGTTTGTATGGCTTTCTTTAGGATGGTTTAATGGCATTTCAGGAAAAGAAATGTTGATGTCTTCTTTATTAAGCCCAAAATTTATAATATTCATCTTTTTGCTTCCATTTATAGTTGGTGGATTAGCAGGTGCATATCCAGCATTCTTCTTGTCTTCATTTAAGCCCATTAAAGTATTAAAAGGGACATTATCAACAGGGCATAAAAGAAATACCCTACGTAATTTTTTAGTGGTGTTTCAATTTGCAACATCCATCATTTTAATTGTTGGTACAACAGTCATTTATAAACAAATAAACCACATTCAATCTGCAAATTTAGGGTTCAATAAAGAACAAGTGTTAGTGGTCAACAATTCGGGATTATCACGTGAAACCAGACAATCTCTGAAAAATGAGATTGAACAACTGACGGCAGTGAAATCAGCTTCGTTTGCAGGATTTTTACCAGTATCTAGTTCTTCGCGTTCAAGCACAATTTTTTCTACAGAAACTGTCATGACAGAATCTAACGGATTTAACATGCAGTATTGGGACGTAGATTATGCTTATGTGGAAACAATAGGGATGAAAATGAGTGAAGGTCGGAATTTCTCTCGAGATTTTGGTTCAGATTCAACAGCTATAATATTAAATGAGACGGCTGTTAAATTAGCTGGTTTTCAAAACCCTATTGGAAAAAAAATATATAGAGAAAAGAAGAATAGTGACCTTCAAGTCTATACGATTATTGGTGTGGTTGAAAATTTTAATTTTGCATCTCTACGTGAAAATGTTGGAGGATTAAGTTTAAAATTAGGAAATAATAGTTGGGAAACTGCCTATAGATTTAATACAGCTGATGTTAATGGTTTGCTGTCTACCATTGAGAATAAATACAAGGCTGCTGCTCCAGGAATGCCATTTAAATATGAATTCTTAGATGAAGCTTTTGAAAATATGTATCGCCAAGAGAGGCGTGTTGGGACCGTTGCTCTTGTTTTTGCATTGTTGGCAATAATTATTGCTTGTCTTGGCTTGTTTGGATTGGCAACTTACATTGCTGAACAGCGCACAAAAGAAATTGGCATACGCAAAGTACTAGGAGCTTCAGTAACTAATATTGTTAAAATGTTATCTACGGATTTTGTAAAACTAGTGATGCTTGCCTTTGTCATAGCAACACCTATAGCATGGTGGTTTATGAATAAGTGGCTACAGGAATTTGCTTTTAGAATAGATCTTCACTGGGGGGTTTTTGTAGTTACTGGATTAGTAGCCTTAGTAATAGCTTTAATAACATTGAGTTTCCAGGCTATTAGAGCCGCTATGGCTAATCCAGTAGTTAGTTTAAAAACAGAATAA
- a CDS encoding ABC transporter permease has protein sequence MILNYIKIAFRTLLKNKGYSFLNIFGLAIGMTCASFIFLWVEDEVSFNSDFAKQDQVYYVPTHQEYDGEWRTFNSTPGPLAEAMKTEIPGVIRAARTKHRDFLFAVDDNAINSSGRYVDEDFINIFSLSFIEGNAKTAFKNPEAIVITKKTAEQLFGKNVKALGEVLKVNNTDNYLITGVIENLPKNVTFPFNWIAPFQRYSNGQDWMTEYGSFFADTFLELSPEADFAAVDAQVRSLIEKKTDDSNSKAFLHSIKDWHLRDNFENGKQVDGRITYVRLFSFIALIILLIACINFMNLSTARSEKRANEVGVRKAMGSGRSRLIIQFISEALVLAFIATLVSILVLFVLLPQFNLLVEKNLLLGLAKPSHIIFLLGVTLFCGIFAGLYPAFYLSAFKPVEVLKGLKATHGSATFIRKGLVVGQFTISIVFIICTILVYQQIQHVKNRDLGFDKDQLISLKVNGTMIEEFSVIKQDLINTGAVTSIGLNNSGVLDGGNNGSGLEWMGGTNTEDVLISFRYISSDFLETAGIELAEGHGFSENRAKDSTSVLITESFAKLMGDGSAIGKKVIRWEDTYTVIGVVKDYLYEDMYGQSDPVLFFNYHGEASFMYLKMNPEITTNALLSKVEAVLKKHNPAYPFEYTFVDDTFNAKFKSEQLIGKLSQLFALLAILISCLGLFGLAAYTAEQRSKEIGIRKVLGASVSGLVKLLSKDFLKLVGISILIAIPMAWYGMDNWLQDYAYRIEIDWWIFVVAGVIAILIALLTVSFQAIKAALANPVDSLKTE, from the coding sequence ATGATCTTAAATTATATCAAAATAGCCTTCCGAACTTTATTGAAAAATAAAGGCTACAGCTTTCTAAATATTTTTGGATTAGCCATTGGTATGACTTGTGCGAGTTTCATCTTTCTTTGGGTGGAAGATGAGGTGAGTTTTAATTCAGATTTCGCAAAGCAAGATCAAGTTTATTATGTGCCAACACATCAGGAATATGATGGTGAATGGAGGACGTTTAATTCGACTCCAGGACCATTAGCAGAAGCGATGAAAACGGAAATTCCTGGAGTGATCAGAGCGGCAAGAACCAAGCACAGAGACTTTCTGTTTGCTGTTGACGACAATGCAATCAATAGTTCTGGACGTTATGTGGATGAAGATTTTATAAACATATTTAGTCTGTCATTTATTGAAGGAAATGCGAAAACGGCATTTAAAAATCCAGAAGCTATAGTAATTACTAAGAAAACAGCAGAACAGCTTTTTGGTAAAAATGTGAAAGCACTTGGGGAAGTTTTAAAAGTTAATAATACTGATAATTATTTGATCACTGGTGTTATTGAGAATCTTCCTAAAAATGTCACTTTTCCTTTTAATTGGATTGCCCCTTTTCAACGTTATAGTAATGGTCAAGACTGGATGACAGAATATGGTAGTTTCTTTGCAGATACTTTTTTGGAGTTATCTCCAGAGGCAGATTTTGCAGCTGTAGATGCACAAGTCCGAAGTTTAATTGAGAAAAAAACAGATGATAGTAATTCAAAAGCATTTTTACATTCCATAAAAGACTGGCACCTACGCGATAATTTTGAAAATGGTAAACAGGTTGATGGACGCATTACTTATGTGCGTTTATTTTCCTTTATCGCTTTAATAATATTACTTATCGCCTGTATAAATTTTATGAATTTATCTACGGCGCGGAGTGAGAAACGTGCTAATGAAGTTGGTGTGAGAAAAGCGATGGGCTCTGGTCGTTCTCGATTGATCATCCAATTTATTTCTGAAGCTTTGGTGCTTGCTTTTATAGCAACACTTGTCAGTATACTAGTGTTGTTTGTTTTATTACCTCAGTTTAATTTACTTGTTGAGAAAAATTTGTTGTTAGGGCTTGCAAAACCTTCACATATTATATTTCTATTGGGTGTTACCCTATTTTGTGGAATCTTTGCTGGATTATATCCTGCATTCTATTTATCGGCATTTAAACCTGTTGAGGTTCTAAAAGGTTTAAAAGCCACTCATGGTTCTGCCACATTTATTAGAAAGGGCCTTGTGGTTGGGCAGTTTACGATTTCCATTGTTTTTATCATCTGTACTATTTTAGTGTATCAACAGATTCAGCATGTAAAGAATAGGGATTTGGGTTTTGATAAAGACCAATTAATTTCATTAAAAGTCAATGGGACTATGATTGAGGAATTTTCAGTCATAAAACAAGATTTAATTAATACTGGGGCTGTTACAAGTATCGGTTTAAATAACTCAGGAGTTTTAGATGGAGGCAATAACGGTTCAGGATTAGAGTGGATGGGAGGCACAAATACAGAAGATGTTTTGATTTCCTTTAGATATATCAGTTCAGATTTTTTAGAAACCGCAGGAATTGAATTGGCCGAAGGTCATGGTTTTAGTGAAAATAGAGCAAAAGATAGCACCAGCGTTTTAATTACTGAATCCTTCGCTAAACTAATGGGCGATGGTAGTGCGATCGGAAAGAAAGTAATAAGATGGGAGGATACGTATACCGTTATTGGTGTTGTGAAAGATTATTTATATGAGGACATGTACGGGCAAAGTGACCCTGTGTTATTTTTTAATTATCATGGGGAAGCCAGTTTTATGTATTTAAAAATGAACCCTGAAATAACCACTAATGCCTTGCTATCTAAAGTTGAAGCTGTGCTGAAAAAGCATAATCCAGCCTATCCATTTGAATACACCTTTGTAGACGACACATTCAATGCTAAATTTAAAAGTGAACAGCTTATTGGTAAACTCTCGCAGCTCTTTGCTTTATTAGCCATACTCATCTCTTGCTTAGGTCTTTTTGGTTTGGCAGCTTACACAGCCGAACAGCGCAGTAAAGAAATTGGAATTCGAAAAGTTTTGGGTGCAAGTGTTTCAGGCTTAGTGAAATTATTGTCCAAAGACTTTTTAAAGCTTGTAGGTATTTCAATTTTAATAGCTATTCCTATGGCTTGGTATGGAATGGATAATTGGTTACAAGATTATGCGTATCGCATAGAAATCGACTGGTGGATTTTTGTTGTGGCTGGAGTCATAGCTATTTTGATCGCTTTATTAACTGTGAGTTTTCAAGCTATAAAAGCAGCCTTGGCTAATCCAGTAGATAGTTTAAAAACAGAATGA